The proteins below come from a single Deltaproteobacteria bacterium genomic window:
- a CDS encoding FecR domain-containing protein has protein sequence MRAFSGNGVGLVTIVVAILLIKWVPSAAASDIAQVVTVNGSPTVMRAEKREPLKRGDGLNAGDAVETDEHAKVKLLLSDDSVLAIGPKSRVVIERMRIEPAARTARLRVLAGRFQIAIAKFFRGPTDYEIQTPTAVAGVRGTVLWGDTDLDAICDLEGAVTVRSTQGTSAATPLNSGQCVHNMAGGTTEPLVPSAAELAAYLREVTLD, from the coding sequence ATGCGCGCATTTTCAGGGAACGGTGTTGGGTTGGTGACGATCGTTGTGGCGATCTTGTTGATCAAGTGGGTCCCGTCCGCTGCCGCTAGCGATATCGCTCAGGTTGTCACCGTCAACGGATCACCGACCGTGATGCGCGCCGAGAAGCGTGAGCCGCTCAAGCGCGGTGATGGTCTGAACGCTGGTGACGCGGTTGAGACGGATGAGCACGCCAAGGTGAAGCTGTTGCTCAGTGATGATTCCGTGCTCGCCATCGGTCCAAAGAGTCGGGTCGTGATCGAGCGAATGCGGATCGAACCTGCCGCGCGCACGGCACGATTGCGGGTCCTCGCCGGGCGGTTCCAGATCGCGATCGCCAAATTCTTCCGCGGGCCGACCGACTACGAGATCCAAACCCCCACAGCGGTTGCCGGCGTGCGTGGCACCGTGCTGTGGGGCGACACCGACCTCGATGCGATCTGCGATCTCGAGGGCGCCGTTACCGTGCGATCAACACAGGGAACGAGCGCGGCGACCCCGTTGAACAGCGGCCAATGCGTCCACAACATGGCCGGTGGTACGACTGAACCGCTGGTGCCAAGCGCGGCGGAGCTGGCGGCGTATCTGAGAGAAGTCACGCTCGACTGA
- a CDS encoding glutathione S-transferase family protein: MITLSQFAVSPYCDKIRRVLRYKQISFAIREWPLAEVGSIREKNSTGKLPFIEIDGTVIADSTNIALELERRYPRPALIPSDPAQRALVLALEDWADESLYFYEMTTRFGEQDFAANVGKLLGDAPKEMVEAMAPMLREMFKSTTTTQGIGRKSAAQLAEDVDRLFGAIEDLQRATGFVVGNTLTLADIAICCQAECIGDSTIGKQVLQRRPALATYFSRVDALTQADRV; this comes from the coding sequence ATGATCACACTTTCGCAATTCGCTGTGTCGCCGTACTGCGACAAGATCCGCCGCGTGTTGCGGTACAAGCAGATCTCGTTCGCGATTCGCGAGTGGCCGCTCGCCGAGGTCGGGTCGATTCGCGAGAAGAATTCCACCGGCAAGCTGCCGTTCATCGAGATTGACGGTACGGTCATCGCCGACTCGACCAACATTGCACTGGAATTGGAGCGGCGCTATCCGAGGCCGGCGCTGATTCCGTCCGATCCGGCGCAGCGCGCGCTGGTGCTCGCGCTCGAAGACTGGGCCGACGAGTCGCTCTACTTCTACGAGATGACGACCCGCTTTGGCGAGCAAGACTTCGCGGCCAACGTCGGCAAGCTGCTCGGCGATGCGCCGAAGGAAATGGTCGAGGCGATGGCGCCGATGCTGCGCGAGATGTTCAAATCGACCACTACGACGCAAGGCATCGGACGCAAGTCGGCGGCGCAACTGGCCGAGGACGTTGACCGCTTGTTCGGCGCGATCGAAGATCTCCAGCGCGCAACCGGCTTCGTCGTCGGCAACACCCTCACGCTGGCCGACATCGCCATCTGCTGCCAAGCCGAGTGCATCGGCGACTCGACCATCGGCAAGCAAGTCTTGCAACGACGTCCGGCGCTCGCAACGTATTTTAGTCGGGTCGATGCGCTGACGCAGGCCGATCGCGTGTGA
- a CDS encoding pyridoxamine 5'-phosphate oxidase family protein encodes MSTEPVSSDERDPANWPAKALARIRRVIERSRKTAGHAVRDTFARPEREMTAAEFVAFWNGTRMKAMATVGNTHAPHIAPVHAEFVNGRLRSTIFETAVRRRDLRDNPKVALTTWGSNGAAAIVYGRAREVTDSLRDTRTGASGGPRRTVVLDIEVTRIYAMKGREA; translated from the coding sequence ATGAGCACTGAACCCGTATCATCCGATGAACGCGATCCGGCCAATTGGCCGGCGAAGGCGCTGGCGCGGATTCGGCGGGTGATCGAGCGCAGCCGCAAGACTGCCGGCCACGCGGTGCGCGATACGTTCGCGCGCCCGGAGCGTGAGATGACGGCGGCCGAATTCGTGGCGTTCTGGAACGGGACGCGGATGAAGGCGATGGCAACCGTCGGCAACACGCACGCACCGCATATCGCGCCGGTCCACGCTGAGTTCGTCAACGGACGACTGCGCTCGACGATCTTCGAGACGGCGGTGCGCCGCCGCGATCTGCGCGACAATCCCAAAGTGGCGCTGACGACGTGGGGGTCGAATGGCGCCGCCGCGATCGTCTACGGCCGTGCACGTGAAGTCACAGATAGTCTGCGCGACACCCGTACCGGCGCCAGCGGTGGCCCGCGCCGCACGGTGGTGCTGGACATCGAAGTCACGCGCATCTATGCGATGAAGGGGCGTGAGGCGTGA
- a CDS encoding phosphotransferase family protein, with protein sequence MEANKQTQPADPPETIAIRDGEDFDHARLAEYLRGKLPHSDRSLEVIQFAGGHANLTYCLRYGEVEYVLRRPPIGPVAPGAHDMGREYRALSVLYKEYPLAPRAYVYCEDPAIIGAPFFVMERRHGIVVRRSIPAAFGSGKDAAINRRISEVIIDTLADLHQVDPRAVGLDTIGKPEGFMRRQIDGWMARYQRAKTREMPVADEMCRWLNEHLPASPLATLLHNDWRLDNMMLKSNSPECEAVFDWDMCTLGDPLADLGTLLTAWLEAGDGLPDSGQVTMPSMVPGFMTRGEAVARYGQRRGVDVSTLPYYYVFGLFKMAVVLQQIYHRYHLGQTKDPRFALFEQGAEALFVKSKQEAVGSR encoded by the coding sequence ATGGAAGCCAACAAGCAGACCCAACCTGCCGATCCGCCCGAGACGATCGCGATTCGTGACGGCGAAGATTTCGATCACGCGCGTCTGGCGGAGTATCTGAGAGGCAAGCTGCCCCACTCCGACCGATCGTTGGAAGTGATCCAGTTCGCCGGCGGGCACGCGAACCTGACCTACTGCCTGCGCTACGGCGAGGTTGAGTACGTGCTGCGGCGGCCACCGATCGGTCCGGTCGCCCCCGGAGCGCACGACATGGGGCGCGAGTACCGTGCGCTGTCCGTGCTCTATAAGGAGTATCCCCTCGCCCCGCGGGCGTATGTGTACTGCGAAGATCCGGCGATCATCGGCGCGCCGTTTTTTGTGATGGAGCGCCGCCACGGCATTGTCGTGCGGCGCAGCATTCCGGCCGCGTTTGGCAGCGGCAAGGACGCGGCGATCAATCGGCGCATCAGTGAGGTCATCATCGACACACTGGCCGACCTGCATCAGGTCGATCCGCGTGCGGTCGGCTTGGACACGATCGGCAAACCCGAGGGATTCATGCGCCGTCAGATCGATGGCTGGATGGCGCGCTATCAGCGTGCGAAAACCAGAGAGATGCCGGTGGCCGACGAGATGTGTCGCTGGTTGAACGAGCACTTGCCGGCATCGCCGCTGGCGACGCTCCTGCACAACGACTGGCGCCTCGACAACATGATGCTCAAGTCCAACTCGCCCGAGTGCGAGGCGGTGTTCGATTGGGACATGTGCACGCTCGGCGATCCGCTCGCCGATCTCGGCACGTTGCTCACCGCGTGGCTCGAAGCCGGCGACGGACTCCCCGACTCGGGACAGGTGACCATGCCCTCGATGGTGCCCGGCTTCATGACTCGTGGTGAAGCGGTGGCACGCTACGGCCAGCGGCGCGGCGTCGATGTTAGCACGCTACCGTATTACTACGTCTTCGGACTGTTCAAGATGGCGGTGGTGCTGCAGCAGATCTACCACCGCTACCATCTTGGTCAAACCAAGGACCCACGCTTCGCCCTCTTCGAACAGGGAGCGGAAGCGTTGTTCGTGAAGTCGAAGCAAGAAGCAGTAGGCAGTAGGTAG
- a CDS encoding PAS domain S-box protein produces MGYGNSTLTAGHEHSGSDIEITVLLARRVRIGLGIILLSNALFALADLLLATSRPGALLILKLIQASAVLAAFTVVRLRPTQRAWIVASTLAALAVISTATAVSGVLTADVVTTSILCLALTLGAATLLPWGVVPQLVAAGGAALAMLLNLVLVTGSFADVFSYPAVGVAVTLGVSVYVSAAFARERAVTQRAALERQGAEAALRESEERYRDLFENASDLVQSIGPDGRLLYVNKAWRDGLGYSDAECRTLSIFDVIHPDYHARCRALCEQTERGDRLRMEVVLVAKDGRDILTEGTASCKFVDGKPAFTRCILRDITARKHSERERDRFFDLSSDLMVTGGLDGRARRLNPAWERTLGFSLAEMFATTLLDFVHPDDREATGAAMQAASSSGQAAFENRLRCRDGTYRWIQWKAAIIADEAVFYATGRDITARQAAEGALRESEERLRAMLQNSTDMIAVTGLDGTFQYVSPSVERLLGYRPEDLVSTQGFAFIHPDDRERLLNAFVQGLQDGGIGGPFEYRARSASGEWVYLESMGSNLFDNPAIKGFVSNSRIITDRKRAQDALRQNEELYRTVAHHFPNGLVALFDQDLRYTMAEGEALATTGLSKQAMEGHTIWEVFPPDICALIEAPCRAALNGGASTFEATLAGRIYTVHTLPVRDETGAVVCGMAMSQDITDMKHAAENLRHAKEAAEAADRAKSAFLATMSHEIRTPMNGVIGMTSLLLDTPLNDDQREYADAIRVSGDALLTIIDDILDFSKIEAGKLELEEVDFNLRELVEDVTDLFAEAAQRKGLELVSLVYHDVPTAVRGDPGRLRQILTNLISNAIKFSERGEVVVRAKRVEESATNTAIGFVVSDSGIGIAADAQGRLFRPFSQADSSTTRKYGGTGLGLAICKQLSELMGGSIGVESEPGRGSSFWCTVRLNKQADAATAVVPAPRTELQGRRVLVVDDNATSRAVLHRQLSGWGIFTRTVENAADTLALLRSAGDNHVPFDVAIVDDPLQGCDALDLARTIRAELGNGTLGLVLRTTRRGALEAARQAGFNACVIKPTRQAQLYECLVSIGAMNPAAPTVAAAQPVVSAQTAAATTRARILVAEDNVVNQRVAVRLLERLGYRADVAANGHEAFDALGRIPYAAVLMDCQMPELDGFEATAAIRAREGGTQRVPIIAMTASALKGDRERCLAAGMDDYIAKPIQPDDLDAALQRWLRPRPASVPLGRPAVALAMPIDRSALLARLDGDTALLKEMTALFLGDCPRLLSDLQAAVVSGVAPRIERAAHALKGAVANFDAKAAYDVALRLERLARAGDLTQAEALCAALDAELNRLQPALAALTQSDR; encoded by the coding sequence GTGGGTTACGGCAACTCAACGCTGACGGCCGGGCACGAACATTCCGGCTCCGACATCGAGATCACCGTCCTACTGGCCCGGCGTGTCCGCATCGGCCTGGGGATCATATTACTGTCAAACGCGCTCTTCGCGCTCGCTGATCTGCTCCTGGCAACCAGCCGTCCGGGCGCGTTGCTGATCCTCAAGTTGATCCAGGCGAGTGCGGTGCTCGCCGCCTTCACGGTCGTGCGCCTGCGCCCAACACAGCGCGCCTGGATCGTCGCGAGCACGTTGGCGGCGCTGGCCGTCATCTCGACCGCCACGGCGGTTTCGGGGGTGCTCACCGCCGACGTCGTCACCACCTCTATTCTGTGCCTCGCACTCACGTTGGGAGCCGCAACATTGTTGCCCTGGGGAGTGGTCCCGCAACTCGTCGCCGCCGGCGGCGCGGCGCTGGCGATGCTGTTGAATCTCGTTCTGGTGACCGGCAGCTTTGCCGACGTGTTCAGTTATCCCGCCGTCGGCGTCGCGGTGACGTTGGGCGTGTCGGTGTACGTGTCAGCGGCGTTCGCCCGCGAGCGCGCGGTGACGCAGCGCGCGGCACTTGAGCGCCAGGGCGCCGAAGCCGCACTGCGGGAGAGCGAGGAGCGCTATCGCGACTTGTTTGAGAACGCCAGCGATCTGGTCCAAAGCATCGGCCCCGACGGGCGCTTGCTATACGTCAACAAGGCGTGGCGCGACGGGCTCGGGTACAGCGACGCCGAGTGTCGCACGCTGTCGATCTTCGACGTGATTCACCCCGACTACCACGCGCGCTGTCGCGCGCTGTGCGAGCAAACCGAACGTGGAGACCGCCTGCGCATGGAGGTCGTCTTGGTCGCGAAGGACGGGCGCGACATCCTCACCGAGGGCACCGCGAGCTGCAAATTCGTCGACGGAAAGCCCGCCTTCACTCGCTGTATTCTGCGTGACATCACGGCGCGCAAACACAGCGAGCGGGAGCGCGACCGTTTCTTCGACTTGTCGAGTGACCTGATGGTGACTGGCGGTCTCGACGGCCGCGCCCGGCGGCTCAATCCCGCCTGGGAGCGAACACTAGGCTTTTCGCTCGCAGAGATGTTCGCCACCACGTTGCTCGACTTCGTCCATCCCGACGACCGCGAAGCAACCGGCGCGGCCATGCAGGCGGCGAGCAGCAGCGGGCAAGCCGCGTTCGAGAATCGCTTGCGGTGCCGCGACGGCACCTACCGGTGGATCCAGTGGAAGGCGGCGATCATCGCCGACGAAGCGGTTTTCTACGCCACCGGCCGCGACATCACCGCGCGCCAAGCCGCGGAAGGCGCGCTGCGCGAGAGCGAAGAGCGGCTGCGCGCGATGCTGCAGAACTCCACCGACATGATCGCCGTGACCGGCCTCGACGGCACCTTCCAGTACGTCAGCCCCTCGGTCGAACGCTTGCTGGGCTACCGCCCGGAAGACCTCGTGAGCACACAAGGCTTCGCCTTTATCCACCCGGATGACCGGGAACGCCTGCTCAACGCCTTTGTGCAAGGATTGCAGGACGGTGGCATCGGCGGCCCTTTCGAATATCGCGCGCGCAGCGCGAGCGGCGAATGGGTCTACCTCGAATCGATGGGCAGCAACCTGTTCGACAACCCCGCGATCAAGGGATTCGTCTCGAACAGCCGAATCATCACCGACCGCAAGCGGGCGCAAGACGCCCTCCGCCAAAACGAGGAACTCTACCGCACGGTGGCGCACCACTTTCCCAATGGCTTGGTTGCCCTGTTCGATCAGGATCTGCGCTACACGATGGCGGAAGGCGAGGCACTCGCAACTACCGGCTTGTCGAAGCAGGCGATGGAAGGTCACACCATCTGGGAAGTCTTCCCGCCCGACATTTGCGCGTTGATCGAAGCCCCCTGCCGCGCCGCGCTCAACGGCGGCGCATCGACCTTCGAAGCGACGTTGGCGGGCCGCATCTACACGGTCCACACACTGCCGGTTCGCGACGAGACCGGCGCCGTCGTGTGCGGCATGGCGATGAGCCAGGATATCACCGACATGAAGCATGCGGCCGAAAATCTCCGCCACGCCAAAGAAGCGGCCGAGGCGGCCGACCGCGCCAAGTCGGCGTTCCTTGCCACCATGAGTCACGAGATCCGCACGCCAATGAACGGCGTCATCGGCATGACCAGCCTGCTGCTCGACACGCCGCTCAATGACGACCAGCGCGAATACGCCGACGCGATTCGCGTCTCCGGCGACGCGTTGCTAACGATCATCGACGACATCCTCGACTTTTCGAAGATCGAGGCCGGCAAGCTCGAATTGGAAGAGGTCGACTTCAACCTGCGCGAGCTGGTCGAGGATGTCACCGACCTGTTTGCCGAAGCCGCGCAGCGCAAGGGGCTGGAACTAGTGTCGTTGGTGTATCACGACGTGCCCACCGCGGTGCGCGGCGATCCCGGACGCCTGCGCCAGATCCTCACCAACTTGATCAGCAACGCCATCAAGTTCAGCGAACGCGGCGAAGTGGTGGTGCGCGCCAAACGCGTTGAGGAGAGCGCCACCAATACTGCGATCGGGTTTGTGGTCAGCGACAGCGGCATCGGCATCGCTGCGGATGCGCAAGGACGGCTGTTCCGTCCGTTCTCGCAAGCCGACAGCTCGACCACCCGCAAGTATGGCGGCACCGGGCTGGGGTTGGCGATCTGCAAGCAGCTCAGCGAGCTGATGGGTGGCAGCATCGGCGTCGAAAGCGAGCCGGGGCGCGGCAGCAGTTTCTGGTGCACCGTGCGTCTCAACAAACAAGCCGATGCAGCGACCGCCGTCGTGCCGGCGCCGCGCACCGAGCTGCAAGGTCGCCGCGTCCTCGTCGTCGATGACAACGCCACCAGCCGCGCGGTGCTGCACCGCCAGTTGTCAGGCTGGGGGATATTCACCCGCACCGTCGAGAACGCTGCCGACACGCTGGCGCTACTGCGCAGCGCCGGTGACAACCACGTTCCGTTCGACGTGGCCATTGTTGATGATCCGCTGCAAGGCTGCGATGCGCTCGACCTCGCCCGCACCATCAGGGCCGAACTCGGCAACGGCACGCTCGGGCTCGTGCTACGCACCACTCGGCGCGGCGCGCTCGAAGCTGCTCGGCAAGCCGGATTCAACGCCTGCGTGATCAAACCCACGCGCCAAGCGCAGCTCTACGAGTGTCTCGTATCGATCGGGGCGATGAATCCGGCTGCCCCCACCGTTGCGGCGGCGCAGCCCGTGGTCTCCGCACAGACCGCGGCCGCGACAACGCGCGCGCGCATCCTGGTCGCCGAAGACAACGTGGTCAACCAACGCGTCGCCGTGCGACTGCTCGAACGCCTCGGCTATCGCGCCGACGTCGCGGCCAACGGTCACGAGGCATTCGATGCGCTGGGACGCATTCCGTACGCTGCGGTGCTGATGGATTGCCAGATGCCCGAGCTCGACGGCTTCGAGGCCACCGCGGCGATCCGCGCGCGCGAGGGCGGCACTCAACGGGTCCCGATCATCGCCATGACGGCGAGCGCGCTGAAGGGCGACCGCGAGCGTTGCTTAGCGGCAGGTATGGATGACTACATCGCTAAGCCCATTCAGCCCGACGATCTCGACGCGGCGTTGCAGCGCTGGCTGCGCCCGCGCCCGGCCAGCGTTCCTCTTGGTCGCCCCGCGGTCGCTCTCGCGATGCCAATCGATCGATCAGCGTTGCTTGCGCGCCTCGACGGCGACACCGCTCTCTTGAAGGAAATGACCGCGCTGTTTCTCGGCGACTGCCCGCGGCTGCTGTCCGATCTGCAAGCGGCCGTCGTCAGTGGTGTCGCGCCGCGCATCGAGCGGGCCGCGCACGCGCTCAAAGGCGCGGTGGCCAACTTCGACGCCAAAGCCGCCTACGACGTTGCGTTGCGGCTTGAACGTCTCGCCCGCGCCGGCGATCTGACGCAAGCCGAGGCGCTGTGCGCGGCCCTCGACGCCGAATTGAATCGGTTGCAACCGGCTCTCGCAGCGCTGACGCAATCGGATCGGTAA
- a CDS encoding PAS domain S-box protein produces the protein MSTEDRHNLPWLAARVRLALSLGLALILLLPVVELGRGRASFAGAFAPLAPIVVGATLLICISAAYEARRYRRFTSTLDQRHATTAEALREQEVQLRSVFEHVQDIIYRTDLQGIVQMVSPSVERYGYRVNELLGRDVNQLYAYPNGREQVLEALRDKGAVNDVELLFRRSDGTLISMSATARLLRDETGRPVATEGILRDISARKMADAALAASEARLRALVQNSSDLITIVDDDSSVRYVSPAAARILGYKPAQLIGESTAQHVHPDDRQPLRALFTELLNHPDQARRIEYRVRHASGSWVQVESIASNLLRDPAIRGIVLNTRDVTDRKHSESELRTAKESAEVANRAKSQFLATVSHEIRSPMNAVIGWAGLLLESPLQPEQQEYAQGIRRAGDALLAIINDVLDFSKIEAGKLALEITDFDLRQAIDEVVDLVLAPAQRKGLQLASLIYHDVPPLLRGDPGRLRQILVNLLGNAVKFTERGEVMLRVKLAETQGASTTLRFEVADTGIGIAPEARARLFEAFSQADMSTTREYGGTGLGLAISKRLTELMQGEIGVESQGGVGSTFWFTARFQTQPRLAAASTHPATPSEPAVGTAACYGVQPRILVAEDNALNQHITVRMLEKLGYRVDVAANGIEALRALERAAYVAVLMDCQMPELDGFEATARIRAQEQSTGQRIPIIAVTTGALPGDRERCLAAGMDDHVPKPVTRDQLAAALQRSIPRPMPIIVDPSRTQTLH, from the coding sequence ATGAGTACCGAAGACCGACACAACCTGCCGTGGCTGGCCGCGCGCGTTCGTCTCGCCCTCTCGCTTGGTTTGGCTCTGATTCTCCTCCTGCCTGTCGTCGAATTGGGACGCGGTCGGGCTTCGTTCGCGGGAGCCTTCGCCCCACTCGCGCCGATAGTCGTCGGGGCAACGTTGCTCATTTGCATCTCCGCCGCCTATGAAGCGCGCCGCTATCGCCGCTTCACCTCCACGCTTGATCAGCGCCACGCCACCACCGCCGAGGCACTGCGGGAGCAGGAGGTGCAGCTGCGCAGCGTGTTCGAACACGTGCAGGACATTATCTATCGCACCGATCTGCAGGGGATCGTTCAGATGGTAAGCCCGTCGGTGGAACGCTACGGGTACCGGGTTAACGAACTGCTGGGTCGGGACGTGAACCAGTTGTATGCATATCCGAACGGGCGCGAACAGGTGCTCGAAGCCTTGCGCGACAAGGGCGCCGTGAACGACGTCGAGCTGCTGTTCCGGCGGAGCGATGGAACGCTGATCTCGATGTCGGCAACCGCGCGCCTGCTGCGCGATGAGACGGGCCGCCCGGTCGCCACTGAAGGGATCTTGCGGGATATCTCGGCGCGCAAGATGGCCGACGCGGCCCTCGCCGCCAGTGAGGCGCGGCTGCGAGCGTTGGTTCAGAACTCTTCCGATCTGATCACCATCGTCGACGACGATAGCTCAGTGCGCTACGTCAGCCCCGCAGCCGCACGCATCCTCGGCTACAAGCCGGCACAACTCATCGGCGAGTCCACCGCGCAGCACGTCCACCCCGACGACCGGCAACCGCTGCGCGCACTATTCACGGAACTGCTCAACCACCCCGACCAGGCGCGACGTATCGAATACCGTGTCCGCCACGCGAGCGGATCGTGGGTCCAGGTCGAATCGATCGCCAGCAACCTGCTGCGCGATCCGGCAATCCGCGGGATTGTGCTGAACACGCGCGACGTCACCGACCGCAAGCACAGCGAGAGCGAGCTGCGCACGGCGAAGGAGTCTGCCGAGGTGGCTAACCGCGCCAAGTCGCAGTTTCTCGCCACCGTTAGTCATGAAATCCGCAGCCCGATGAACGCCGTCATCGGCTGGGCCGGCTTGCTGCTAGAGTCCCCGCTGCAACCAGAGCAGCAAGAGTACGCGCAAGGCATTCGGCGAGCGGGTGACGCGCTCCTCGCCATCATCAACGACGTACTCGACTTCTCGAAGATTGAGGCCGGCAAACTCGCGCTCGAGATCACTGACTTCGATCTGCGCCAGGCAATCGACGAGGTGGTTGACTTGGTACTCGCGCCGGCGCAGCGCAAGGGCTTGCAGCTCGCCTCGCTGATCTACCACGACGTGCCACCGCTGTTGCGCGGTGACCCCGGCCGGCTGCGCCAGATCCTCGTCAATCTGCTCGGCAACGCGGTCAAGTTCACCGAACGGGGCGAAGTCATGCTGCGGGTCAAACTCGCGGAGACCCAGGGCGCGAGCACGACGCTGCGCTTTGAAGTCGCGGACACCGGTATCGGTATCGCGCCCGAGGCTCGCGCCCGACTGTTCGAGGCGTTCTCGCAGGCCGACATGTCGACCACGCGCGAGTACGGTGGGACAGGACTCGGTTTGGCGATCAGCAAGCGGTTGACGGAGTTGATGCAGGGCGAGATCGGCGTCGAGAGCCAGGGCGGTGTCGGCAGTACCTTCTGGTTCACCGCCCGATTTCAGACGCAACCGCGGCTGGCGGCCGCGTCGACTCATCCCGCCACTCCGTCCGAGCCAGCCGTTGGGACAGCCGCATGCTACGGGGTGCAACCACGCATCCTCGTGGCCGAAGACAACGCGCTCAACCAACACATCACCGTGCGCATGCTCGAAAAGCTCGGCTATCGCGTCGATGTTGCAGCCAACGGAATTGAAGCGCTGCGCGCCCTCGAACGCGCGGCCTACGTCGCCGTACTCATGGACTGTCAGATGCCAGAACTCGACGGCTTCGAGGCCACCGCAAGAATTCGCGCGCAAGAACAGTCAACCGGTCAGCGCATCCCGATCATCGCCGTCACCACCGGCGCCTTGCCCGGCGATCGCGAGCGCTGCCTCGCGGCCGGCATGGACGACCATGTGCCCAAGCCGGTCACCCGGGATCAGCTGGCGGCCGCCCTGCAGCGGTCGATTCCCCGGCCCATGCCCATCATCGTCGACCCCAGCCGCACCCAAACGCTGCACTGA
- a CDS encoding sigma-54-dependent Fis family transcriptional regulator has translation MRVLVVEDDAATRAVIEKILRARGHEVTAFADAESAWAVYQGDTYPLVLMDWLLPGMDGLQLCRQMRATPFGDHSIIVVCTTRDQPDDLHAVLAAGADDYLTKPVDVRRLNVRLSIAERQVENLSERKRAEAQITAVLAQLEHSRDDLLSILNALRVGSAIAERDGSLSFLSESARRLLADGDAGNLALPWERSLPFSAHDAAELRAMAARAPAHRTKVPVCIETGARRRCFLDVEVVDDPRDPQRKIFFLYDVSEVHDLRRLLDEKAQFRDLVGKSTPMVQMYQLIRDLARVDSTVLIEGETGTGKELVARAIHYSSHRAEKPFIAVNSAGLTDSLLASQLFGHKRGAFTGAFEDHKGVFEAAEGGTIFLDEIGDVPLNVQTSLLRVLQEREITRLGESKPRKVDVRVLAATHHNLSAEAAAGDFRPDLLYRIRVARVHPPSLRERREDIPLLVGSFLGQVGAATGKPVEQVSAAAMHELMQYAWPGNVRELRSAIEFAVIRCQTSVIDVTDLPPELTQPPVPQIAAAGFGVIPEIDERERLLTAIQSAKGNRTEAARLLGISRATLYRRLSELQVDPK, from the coding sequence ACCCGGTATGGACGGGTTGCAACTGTGCCGGCAGATGCGGGCGACGCCCTTCGGTGACCACAGCATCATCGTGGTGTGCACGACGCGCGATCAGCCCGACGACTTGCACGCCGTGCTCGCCGCCGGGGCGGATGACTATCTGACCAAACCGGTCGATGTCCGCCGCCTCAACGTGCGGCTGAGCATCGCCGAGCGTCAGGTGGAGAATCTCAGCGAGCGCAAACGCGCCGAGGCGCAGATCACCGCGGTGCTGGCGCAACTCGAACACAGCCGCGACGACCTGCTGTCGATCCTCAACGCGCTACGCGTCGGTAGCGCCATTGCCGAACGCGATGGCTCGCTCAGTTTTCTCAGCGAGTCCGCCCGCCGACTACTCGCCGACGGCGACGCCGGCAACCTGGCGCTGCCATGGGAGCGGAGCCTGCCGTTCTCCGCGCATGATGCGGCCGAGTTGAGAGCGATGGCCGCGCGCGCGCCGGCGCACCGTACGAAGGTACCGGTGTGCATCGAAACCGGCGCGCGCCGGCGCTGCTTTCTGGACGTTGAGGTCGTCGACGATCCGCGCGATCCGCAGCGCAAGATTTTCTTTCTCTACGACGTGTCCGAAGTCCACGACCTGCGCCGCTTGCTCGACGAGAAGGCGCAGTTCCGCGACCTCGTCGGCAAGAGCACGCCGATGGTGCAGATGTACCAACTCATCCGTGACCTGGCGCGGGTGGACAGCACGGTGTTGATCGAGGGCGAGACCGGGACTGGCAAGGAGTTGGTGGCCCGCGCGATCCACTACTCCAGCCATCGCGCCGAGAAGCCCTTCATCGCGGTGAATTCGGCCGGCCTCACCGACTCGCTGCTCGCCAGTCAGCTCTTCGGCCACAAGCGTGGCGCCTTCACCGGCGCGTTCGAGGATCACAAGGGCGTGTTCGAGGCGGCCGAGGGCGGGACCATCTTCCTCGACGAAATCGGTGACGTGCCGCTCAACGTGCAGACGAGTTTGCTGCGCGTGCTGCAGGAGCGCGAGATCACGCGACTGGGTGAGTCGAAGCCGCGCAAGGTCGACGTGCGCGTCCTCGCCGCCACCCACCACAACCTGAGCGCCGAAGCCGCCGCCGGGGACTTCCGGCCCGATTTGCTCTACCGCATCCGCGTTGCCCGCGTGCATCCGCCGTCATTGCGCGAGCGACGCGAAGATATTCCGCTGCTGGTCGGCTCGTTCCTCGGGCAAGTCGGTGCAGCCACCGGTAAACCGGTCGAGCAGGTCAGCGCCGCCGCGATGCACGAGTTGATGCAGTACGCATGGCCCGGCAACGTGCGCGAATTGCGCAGCGCGATTGAATTCGCCGTCATCCGCTGTCAAACATCCGTCATCGACGTAACCGACCTGCCTCCCGAGTTGACGCAGCCGCCAGTCCCGCAAATCGCCGCGGCCGGCTTTGGAGTGATCCCTGAAATCGACGAGCGCGAGCGCTTGCTCACGGCGATCCAGAGCGCCAAGGGCAATCGTACCGAAGCCGCTCGCCTGCTGGGAATCAGTCGCGCGACCCTTTACCGCCGGCTCTCGGAACTCCAGGTCGATCCCAAGTAG